GCATATCTGCGCGCGAGGCCTCGCGATTTTTGGCGCAAGCGACATTTGGGCCGACGCCGGATACCATTGCCGACGTGCAGGCCGTGGGCTTCGATGCTTGGATCGCCGATCAGTTCGCCCAGCCAATCGGCGAGCATGAGCCGATACTGCTCAGCTACGATTGGGATTTATTTGGTGGCGCGATTGGTGGCCCTTACTCGCACCACAAGATGCTAGCCTGGTGGCAGCAGGCGATGAATGCGCCCGACCCACTTCGCCAGCGAGTCGCGTTTGCGCTAAGCGAGATCCTGGTGATTTCGGACACCAACGGCGGACTGGATGGCAATGCGATTGGGATGCTCAATTATTATGATATGCTGTTGGAGCATTCGTTCGGCAACTATCGGGACCTGCTGGAGGCGGTGACTTATCATCCGTGTATGGGGGTGTTTCTCAGCCACCGTGGTAACCTGCCCGCGGATCCGTCCATTAACCGCTTCCCGGATGAAAATTACGCGCGCGAAATCATGCAGTTGTTTTCCATCGGGCTGTGGATGCTCAATGAAGACGGCACGCGGCAACTTGATCAATTCGGACAGCCGATCCCAACGTATAGCAACAGCGACATCACCAATCTAGCCAGTGTCTTCACTGGTATGAGCTGGGGGCAGGGCGATACCAGCCTGTGGTGGGAATTCTACTGGCCGACGGTTGCGAACGACGAGTATTGGCGCACTTACACGGAGCCGATGACCATCTGGGAAGGTCCCTATTCGGTTTGGAGTGAAGAGCTTGGCATGCATGTGCAGCAGTATTTTCATGAGCAGGGGCCTAAGACCATTCTCGGCGTGGAGCTCCCCGGGAATGATCCCGAAAGCCCGGAGGCGAACTACGCGGCCAACGACATCGACCGCGCGTTGGATGTCATTTTTAACCACCCGAACGTGGGGCCCTTTATCGGCCGCTTGCTGATCCAGCGCCTGGTTACGTCGAATCCATCCAACGGTTACGTGGCGCGGGTAGCCGAAGCGTTTAACGGTGGCGGCCCGCATAATCCCACTGGTGTGCGCGGCGACATGCAGTCGGTGATTCGGGCCATCCTGCTCGATGATGAGGCACGCGAAGCGGATATGATCAGCGATCTGGAGCACGGGATGCTGCGCGAAAATTATCTACGCTATGTGGGCCTGGCCCGCGCCTTCGATGCAGCTTCGCCTAGTGGCAATTATCCGATTTTCTGGGTGAACCGTGCCTTCGGGCAACAGCCGCTCTCTTCGCCGAGTGTATTTAATTTCTTCTCGCCGGACTATCAGCCACTGGGCGCTATCCGCAATGCCGGACTGGTGGCACCGGAGTTCCAAATTCTCACGGCCGTGACGGGTATCTCGATTCCGAATCAGTTGCGCCAAGCCATCGAGAATCGGCTCAACTGGCCGCAGGACGCAAGCGACTACGTGACGCTGGACTTGTCACCCGCCGTTGCGCTTGTGAATGACGTCGACGCCTTGATTGAATACCTCGATACGCTGTTGACCTTCGGAAACATGAGCCCGCAGCTTCATGAGACGCTGCGCATGATGTTGGCGCGGCCGGAATACGCCAACGCGAGTGACGAGTTTAAAGTCCAATCGGCCATCTATCTAATCGTGTCATCGGCGGATGCTGCTGTGCTACGATAACTTTGGATGGCAAAGTAACTTTACATTACAAAGTAAAATGAGCAAACAACCGCATCTATCCCGCCGCCAGTTCCTGGGGCAAGCCAGCTGTGCCGCCGTTGGTTCGACGGCGTTGTTTTCGACTCTGCTCAACCTGCGGATGGCGAGCACTGCTGCCGCGCAGACACCGCTGCCGGGAGGTACGGATTATCGCGCGATGGTCTGTCTGTTCCTCGCAGGTGGGGCGGACTCGTTTAACTTTCTGGCACCGTCGGGCACGGATGAATACAATGAATACGCCAACGTGCGCGCGGACTTGGCGCTCCCGCAAAACGAACTCCTGCCGCTGAATATAGCCACGCCAATTGGCAAGCAGTTGGGTGTGCATCCCGGCATGAGCGAGCTGCGTGATTTGTTCAACGATGGTAACCTGGCTTGGGTGGCGAATGTCGGCACCTTGATCGAGCCCACGACGCTTAGCCAGTATCAGAATGATTTGGTGAACCTGCCGCTGGGCCTGTATTCGCACGCAGACCAGATCAAGCAGTGGCAGACTTCAGTTCCGCAAAGCGGGGATGCGATCGGCTGGGGTGGACGTACGGCGGACCTTCTGCATTCGCTCAATGACAACGACCGCATCTCGATGAATATTTCGGTGGCGGGGAGTAACGTTTGGCAAAACGGCAACAACACCTTT
The genomic region above belongs to Cerasicoccus sp. TK19100 and contains:
- a CDS encoding DUF1800 family protein gives rise to the protein MKTLFIGIIVAAALFSWKASGQVDQNGNAQSDVWEMRYQAQGLLPGGDADGDGMTNLAEAEAGTDPFDPSSNFKVMDVEASGNMLRLDWMGSSGKLYQLEYAPVLGGPWQPLATFNGQAAAQEAQVDFAAHPGFFRIVVTDLDSDGDGVFDWEELELGFDPDTANTARYSQDDLARIETALAAGNVVTVAALQSEIDEAWAVPGYFLIQRTGGLDAMTVALSFGGSATPGVDYAMSNASIDFALGQIAAWVPVSAIEDGQSEGAETISLTINSGADYTVGTPGVATMTIADSSAGISAREASRFLAQATFGPTPDTIADVQAVGFDAWIADQFAQPIGEHEPILLSYDWDLFGGAIGGPYSHHKMLAWWQQAMNAPDPLRQRVAFALSEILVISDTNGGLDGNAIGMLNYYDMLLEHSFGNYRDLLEAVTYHPCMGVFLSHRGNLPADPSINRFPDENYAREIMQLFSIGLWMLNEDGTRQLDQFGQPIPTYSNSDITNLASVFTGMSWGQGDTSLWWEFYWPTVANDEYWRTYTEPMTIWEGPYSVWSEELGMHVQQYFHEQGPKTILGVELPGNDPESPEANYAANDIDRALDVIFNHPNVGPFIGRLLIQRLVTSNPSNGYVARVAEAFNGGGPHNPTGVRGDMQSVIRAILLDDEAREADMISDLEHGMLRENYLRYVGLARAFDAASPSGNYPIFWVNRAFGQQPLSSPSVFNFFSPDYQPLGAIRNAGLVAPEFQILTAVTGISIPNQLRQAIENRLNWPQDASDYVTLDLSPAVALVNDVDALIEYLDTLLTFGNMSPQLHETLRMMLARPEYANASDEFKVQSAIYLIVSSADAAVLR